A genome region from Manihot esculenta cultivar AM560-2 chromosome 5, M.esculenta_v8, whole genome shotgun sequence includes the following:
- the LOC110616065 gene encoding elongation factor P: MLALQLSKRLSRSPSSSATFYRTLAALTQSSSHSPSDLLSSVSHYINGSGNLDASPWSTVQSRGIKVTAIHLKPGNVIERKGKIYEVLEAEHKQRGRGGAMMQVELRNIDGGNKESLRFGTEEAVEKVFVQEKSFTCLYVERGTAYLMDPEKFEQLEVPTELFGEAAAYLKEEMKVSLQLYDERPLSGSIPKHVTCAIKETQPHVKGLSATPRYKKALLDNYVTILVPPFLETGEEIVVNTVDNSYIKRVNK; encoded by the exons ATGCTAGCTCTGCAACTAAGCAAGAGACTGTctcgatctccttcttcttctgctacTTTCTATAGAACCCTAGCAGCACTCACGCAATCCTCTTCGCATTCACCATCTGACTTGCTATCTTCAGTCAGCCACTACATCAACGGGTCCGGCAATCTCGACGCTTCTCCATGGTCCACTGTTCAGTCTCGCGGCATCAAAGTTACTGCCATTCAT TTAAAACCTGGCAATGTCATTGAGAGAAAAG GAAAAATTTACGAG GTGCTGGAAGCAGAGCATAAACAGCGGGGAAGAGGAGGAGCAATGATGCAG GTGGAGCTTCGTAACATAGACGGtggaaataaggaaagtttaCGGTTTGGTACAGAGGAAGCTGTTGAAA AGGTATTTGTCCAGGAGAAGTCCTTCACATGTTTATATGTAGAACGCGGAACAGCATATCTAATGGA CCCTGAAAAATTTGAGCAACTTGAAGTGCCAACTGAGTTGTTTGGTGAGGCTGCTGCATATCTGAAAG AGGAAATGAAAGTTTCGTTGCAGTTATATGATGAAAGACCTTTGTCTGGGTCAATTCCAAAGCATGTTACTTGTGCCATAAAAGAGACTCAACCACATGTGAAGGGGCTTTCAGCTACACCTCG GTATAAGAAGGCTCTGCTGGACAACTATGTCACCATTCTG GTACCTCCTTTTCTAGAGACTGGTGAAGAAATTGTTGTCAATACTGTTGATAACTCCTACATTAAAAG GGTCAACAAATAA
- the LOC110615248 gene encoding uridine kinase-like protein 3 isoform X3, with protein MDSKSVVDMIEASSGVHFSGFHMDGLESRNTETGQPMTCETEKIYKQPFVIGVAGGAASGKTTVCDMIIQQLHDQRVVLVNQDSFYHNLTEEELTRVHEYNFDHPDAFDTEKLLCDMEKLRHGQAVDIPNYDFKSYKNDVFPARRVNPSDVIILEGILVFHDPRVRDLMNMKIFVDTDADVRLARRIRRDTVEKGRDIGAVLDQYSKFVKPAFDDFILPTKKYADIIIPRGGDNHVAVDLIVQHIRTKLGQHDLCKIYPNLYVIQSTFQIRGMHTLVRDSQTTKHDFVFYADRLIRLVVEHGLGHLPFTEKQVTTPTGSVYTGVDFCKRLCGVSVIRSGESMENALRACCKGIKIGKILIHREGDNGQQLIYEKLPQDISKRHVLLLDPILGTGSSILEMETISFFFIVGFIPISTLRTIHMIKF; from the exons ATGGATTCTAAATCAGTTGTGGATATGATAGAGGCATCCTCAGGGGTCCATTTTTCTGGGTTTCATATGGATGGTTTGGAGTCAAGAAATACAGAGACGGGGCAACCAATGACCTGTGAAACTGAAAAGATATATAAACAACCATTTGTCATTG GGGTTGCTGGGGGAGCAGCTTCTGGAAAGACTACAGTTTGTGATATGATTATTCAGCAACTTCATGATCAACGTGTTGTTCTTGTTAACCAG GATTCCTTTTACCACAATCTGACTGAAGAGGAACTTACACGGGTCCATGAATATAACTTTGACCATCCTG ATGCATTTGACACTGAAAAACTATTATGTGACATGGAGAAGTTGAGGCATGGGCAAGCAGTAGATATTCCAAACTATGACTTCAAGAGTTACAAAAATGATGTTTTTCCTGCAAGACGG GTCAATCCTTCAGATGTTATAATATTGGAAGGCATACTTGTTTTCCATGACCCTCGTGTCCGAGATTTGATGAACATGAAGATATTTGTTGATAcag atGCTGATGTACGCCTGGCAAGAAGAATAAGGCGTGATACTGTTGAGAAGGGTAGAGATATTGGTGCAGTCCTTGATCAG TACTCAAAATTTGTGAAGCCGGCTTTTGATGACTTCATACTTCCAACAAAGAAGTATGCAGATATAATAATTCCCCGAGGAGGAGATAATCATGTAGCTGTTGATTTGATTGTACAGCATATTCGTACAAAGCTTGGTCAACATGATCTTTGTAAAATATACCCTAATTTGTATGTCATTCAATCAACCTTTCAG ATTCGAGGTATGCATACCCTTGTACGTGATTCTCAAACAACAAAACATGACTTTGTTTTTTATGCTGACCGTTTGATTCGCTTG GTTGTTGAACATGGTCTGGGACATCTACCATTTACGGAAAAGCAAGTGACCACTCCCACTG GGTCTGTGTATACTGGTGTGGATTTCTGCAAGAGGTTATGTGGTGTCTCTGTAATTAGGAG TGGTGAGAGTATGGAGAATGCCTTACGAGCATGTTGTAAAGGTATCAAGATTGGGAAGATACTTATTCATAGGGAAGGTGACAATGGTCAGCAG CTAATCTATGAGAAATTGCCACAAGACATCTCAAAGAGACATGTGTTGCTATTGGATCCCATTCTAGGGACAGGTTCGTCCATTCTAGAGATGGAAactatttcctttttcttcattGT TGGATTTATTCCAATTTCCACATTGCGTACCATTCATATGATAAAATTTTGA
- the LOC110615248 gene encoding uridine kinase-like protein 3 isoform X1, whose protein sequence is MDSKSVVDMIEASSGVHFSGFHMDGLESRNTETGQPMTCETEKIYKQPFVIGVAGGAASGKTTVCDMIIQQLHDQRVVLVNQDSFYHNLTEEELTRVHEYNFDHPDAFDTEKLLCDMEKLRHGQAVDIPNYDFKSYKNDVFPARRVNPSDVIILEGILVFHDPRVRDLMNMKIFVDTDADVRLARRIRRDTVEKGRDIGAVLDQYSKFVKPAFDDFILPTKKYADIIIPRGGDNHVAVDLIVQHIRTKLGQHDLCKIYPNLYVIQSTFQIRGMHTLVRDSQTTKHDFVFYADRLIRLVVEHGLGHLPFTEKQVTTPTGSVYTGVDFCKRLCGVSVIRSGESMENALRACCKGIKIGKILIHREGDNGQQVCRCFFLYTYVDVPVGFRGVSLSVVELLNSDCFLGPIIWQLIYEKLPQDISKRHVLLLDPILGTGNSAVQAISLLISKGVPESNIIFLNLISAPQGVHVVCKRFPRIKIVTSEIEIGLNEDFRVIPGMGEFGDRYFGTDDDQPVVTLTQ, encoded by the exons ATGGATTCTAAATCAGTTGTGGATATGATAGAGGCATCCTCAGGGGTCCATTTTTCTGGGTTTCATATGGATGGTTTGGAGTCAAGAAATACAGAGACGGGGCAACCAATGACCTGTGAAACTGAAAAGATATATAAACAACCATTTGTCATTG GGGTTGCTGGGGGAGCAGCTTCTGGAAAGACTACAGTTTGTGATATGATTATTCAGCAACTTCATGATCAACGTGTTGTTCTTGTTAACCAG GATTCCTTTTACCACAATCTGACTGAAGAGGAACTTACACGGGTCCATGAATATAACTTTGACCATCCTG ATGCATTTGACACTGAAAAACTATTATGTGACATGGAGAAGTTGAGGCATGGGCAAGCAGTAGATATTCCAAACTATGACTTCAAGAGTTACAAAAATGATGTTTTTCCTGCAAGACGG GTCAATCCTTCAGATGTTATAATATTGGAAGGCATACTTGTTTTCCATGACCCTCGTGTCCGAGATTTGATGAACATGAAGATATTTGTTGATAcag atGCTGATGTACGCCTGGCAAGAAGAATAAGGCGTGATACTGTTGAGAAGGGTAGAGATATTGGTGCAGTCCTTGATCAG TACTCAAAATTTGTGAAGCCGGCTTTTGATGACTTCATACTTCCAACAAAGAAGTATGCAGATATAATAATTCCCCGAGGAGGAGATAATCATGTAGCTGTTGATTTGATTGTACAGCATATTCGTACAAAGCTTGGTCAACATGATCTTTGTAAAATATACCCTAATTTGTATGTCATTCAATCAACCTTTCAG ATTCGAGGTATGCATACCCTTGTACGTGATTCTCAAACAACAAAACATGACTTTGTTTTTTATGCTGACCGTTTGATTCGCTTG GTTGTTGAACATGGTCTGGGACATCTACCATTTACGGAAAAGCAAGTGACCACTCCCACTG GGTCTGTGTATACTGGTGTGGATTTCTGCAAGAGGTTATGTGGTGTCTCTGTAATTAGGAG TGGTGAGAGTATGGAGAATGCCTTACGAGCATGTTGTAAAGGTATCAAGATTGGGAAGATACTTATTCATAGGGAAGGTGACAATGGTCAGCAGGTTTGTAGATGCTTCTTTCTCTATACTTATGTGGATGTCCCTGTAGGGTTCAGGGGTGTCTCTTTATCTGTTGTAGAATTGTTAAATTCTGACTGTTTTCTTGGTCCAATAATTTGGCAGCTAATCTATGAGAAATTGCCACAAGACATCTCAAAGAGACATGTGTTGCTATTGGATCCCATTCTAGGGACAG GCAACTCAGCAGTTCAAGCTATCTCTTTACTGATTAGCAAGGGTGTTCCAGAGTCCaatattatatttcttaatCTGATATCT GCACCTCAGGGAGTTCATGTGGTCTGCAAAAGGTTCCCAAGAATAAAGATTGTGACATCTGAGATTGAAATTGGTCTGAACGAAGATTTTCGTGTCATTCCTGGCATGGGAGAGTTTGGAGATAGATATTTTGGTACAGATGATGATCAACCAGTGGTGACCCTTACACAATAA
- the LOC110615248 gene encoding uridine kinase-like protein 3 isoform X2, with amino-acid sequence MDSKSVVDMIEASSGVHFSGFHMDGLESRNTETGQPMTCETEKIYKQPFVIGVAGGAASGKTTVCDMIIQQLHDQRVVLVNQDSFYHNLTEEELTRVHEYNFDHPDAFDTEKLLCDMEKLRHGQAVDIPNYDFKSYKNDVFPARRVNPSDVIILEGILVFHDPRVRDLMNMKIFVDTDADVRLARRIRRDTVEKGRDIGAVLDQYSKFVKPAFDDFILPTKKYADIIIPRGGDNHVAVDLIVQHIRTKLGQHDLCKIYPNLYVIQSTFQIRGMHTLVRDSQTTKHDFVFYADRLIRLVVEHGLGHLPFTEKQVTTPTGSVYTGVDFCKRLCGVSVIRSGESMENALRACCKGIKIGKILIHREGDNGQQLIYEKLPQDISKRHVLLLDPILGTGNSAVQAISLLISKGVPESNIIFLNLISAPQGVHVVCKRFPRIKIVTSEIEIGLNEDFRVIPGMGEFGDRYFGTDDDQPVVTLTQ; translated from the exons ATGGATTCTAAATCAGTTGTGGATATGATAGAGGCATCCTCAGGGGTCCATTTTTCTGGGTTTCATATGGATGGTTTGGAGTCAAGAAATACAGAGACGGGGCAACCAATGACCTGTGAAACTGAAAAGATATATAAACAACCATTTGTCATTG GGGTTGCTGGGGGAGCAGCTTCTGGAAAGACTACAGTTTGTGATATGATTATTCAGCAACTTCATGATCAACGTGTTGTTCTTGTTAACCAG GATTCCTTTTACCACAATCTGACTGAAGAGGAACTTACACGGGTCCATGAATATAACTTTGACCATCCTG ATGCATTTGACACTGAAAAACTATTATGTGACATGGAGAAGTTGAGGCATGGGCAAGCAGTAGATATTCCAAACTATGACTTCAAGAGTTACAAAAATGATGTTTTTCCTGCAAGACGG GTCAATCCTTCAGATGTTATAATATTGGAAGGCATACTTGTTTTCCATGACCCTCGTGTCCGAGATTTGATGAACATGAAGATATTTGTTGATAcag atGCTGATGTACGCCTGGCAAGAAGAATAAGGCGTGATACTGTTGAGAAGGGTAGAGATATTGGTGCAGTCCTTGATCAG TACTCAAAATTTGTGAAGCCGGCTTTTGATGACTTCATACTTCCAACAAAGAAGTATGCAGATATAATAATTCCCCGAGGAGGAGATAATCATGTAGCTGTTGATTTGATTGTACAGCATATTCGTACAAAGCTTGGTCAACATGATCTTTGTAAAATATACCCTAATTTGTATGTCATTCAATCAACCTTTCAG ATTCGAGGTATGCATACCCTTGTACGTGATTCTCAAACAACAAAACATGACTTTGTTTTTTATGCTGACCGTTTGATTCGCTTG GTTGTTGAACATGGTCTGGGACATCTACCATTTACGGAAAAGCAAGTGACCACTCCCACTG GGTCTGTGTATACTGGTGTGGATTTCTGCAAGAGGTTATGTGGTGTCTCTGTAATTAGGAG TGGTGAGAGTATGGAGAATGCCTTACGAGCATGTTGTAAAGGTATCAAGATTGGGAAGATACTTATTCATAGGGAAGGTGACAATGGTCAGCAG CTAATCTATGAGAAATTGCCACAAGACATCTCAAAGAGACATGTGTTGCTATTGGATCCCATTCTAGGGACAG GCAACTCAGCAGTTCAAGCTATCTCTTTACTGATTAGCAAGGGTGTTCCAGAGTCCaatattatatttcttaatCTGATATCT GCACCTCAGGGAGTTCATGTGGTCTGCAAAAGGTTCCCAAGAATAAAGATTGTGACATCTGAGATTGAAATTGGTCTGAACGAAGATTTTCGTGTCATTCCTGGCATGGGAGAGTTTGGAGATAGATATTTTGGTACAGATGATGATCAACCAGTGGTGACCCTTACACAATAA
- the LOC110615250 gene encoding fructose-bisphosphate aldolase, cytoplasmic isozyme 1 isoform X1 produces the protein MTFSSKRSVFSDELIRTAKYIATPGKGILAADESTGTIGKRLASISVENVESNRQALRELLFTSPNALPYLSGVILFEETLYQKTSDGKPFVEVLQENNVVPGIKVDKGTVELAGTNGETTTQGFDSLGARCQQYYKAGARFAKWRAVLKIGPTEPSELAIQQNAQGLARYAIICQENGLVPIVEPEVLTDGPHDIKKCAYVTEIVLAAVYKALNDQHVLLEGTLLKPNMVTPGSDSPKVAAEVIAEYTVTALRRTVPPAVPGIVFLSGGQSEEEATLNLNAMNKLPVLKPWTLSFSFGRALQQSTLKIWAGKKENIEKAQKAFLERCTANSEATLGKYTGGSSGGLASESLYVKGYKY, from the exons ATGACATTTTCTTCTAAGCGAAGTGTATTTTCAGATGAGCTTATCAGGACTGCCAAGTACATTGCCACCCCAGGGAAGGGCATTTTGGCTGCAGATGAGAGCACAGGCACTATTGGCAAGCGTCTCGCCAGTATAAGTGTTGAGAATGTGGAGTCTAATCGCCAAGCTCTCCGCGAGCTCCTTTTCACCTCCCCCAATGCCCTCCCCTATCTTTCAGGTGTCATCCTCTTCGAAGAAACCCTCTACCAGAAAACCTCTGATGGAAAACCATTTGTTGAAGTTCTCCAGGAAAACAATGTTGTTCCTGGGATCAAAGTTGACAAAGGGACTGTTGAATTAGCAGGCACTAATGGTGAAACTACAACCCAAGGCTTTGACTCGCTGGGTGCTCGCTGCCAGCAGTACTATAAGGCTGGTGCTAGATTCGCCAAGTGGCGGGCTGTCCTGAAGATTGGTCCTACTGAGCCCTCTGAATTGGCAATACAACAGAATGCACAGGGCTTGGCTCGTTATGCCATCATTTGTCAAGAGAATGGGCTGGTGCCCATTGTTGAACCGGAGGTCTTGACCGATGGTCCTCATGACATCAAGAAGTGTGCTTATGTGACAGAGATTGTTCTCGCAGCAGTTTACAAGGCTCTGAATGATCAACATGTTCTTCTTGAAGGCACACTCCTTAAGCCTAACATGGTTACTCCTGGTTCTGATAGCCCAAAG GTAGCAGCAGAGGTAATTGCTGAGTACACAGTTACTGCACTACGCCGAACTGTTCCACCAGCCGTTCCAGGCATTGTGTTTTTGTCCGGTGGACAGAGTGAGGAGGAGGCGACATTGAACCTTAATGCAATGAACAAGCTTCCAGTGTTAAAACCATGGACATTATCCTTCTCCTTCGGGCGAGCTCTGCAACAAAGTACACTGAAAATATGGGCTGGAAAGAAGGAGAATATTGAGAAAGCTCAGAAAGCATTCTTAGAAAGGTGCACTGCCAATTCTGAGGCAACTCTTGGAAAGTATACCGGAGGAAGTTCTGGTGGATTGGCTTCTGAGAGTTTGTATGTTAAGGGATACAAGTACTAG
- the LOC110615250 gene encoding fructose-bisphosphate aldolase, cytoplasmic isozyme 1 isoform X2 produces the protein MSAFVGKYADELIRTAKYIATPGKGILAADESTGTIGKRLASISVENVESNRQALRELLFTSPNALPYLSGVILFEETLYQKTSDGKPFVEVLQENNVVPGIKVDKGTVELAGTNGETTTQGFDSLGARCQQYYKAGARFAKWRAVLKIGPTEPSELAIQQNAQGLARYAIICQENGLVPIVEPEVLTDGPHDIKKCAYVTEIVLAAVYKALNDQHVLLEGTLLKPNMVTPGSDSPKVAAEVIAEYTVTALRRTVPPAVPGIVFLSGGQSEEEATLNLNAMNKLPVLKPWTLSFSFGRALQQSTLKIWAGKKENIEKAQKAFLERCTANSEATLGKYTGGSSGGLASESLYVKGYKY, from the exons ATGTCGGCCTTTGTTGGAAAATATGCAG ATGAGCTTATCAGGACTGCCAAGTACATTGCCACCCCAGGGAAGGGCATTTTGGCTGCAGATGAGAGCACAGGCACTATTGGCAAGCGTCTCGCCAGTATAAGTGTTGAGAATGTGGAGTCTAATCGCCAAGCTCTCCGCGAGCTCCTTTTCACCTCCCCCAATGCCCTCCCCTATCTTTCAGGTGTCATCCTCTTCGAAGAAACCCTCTACCAGAAAACCTCTGATGGAAAACCATTTGTTGAAGTTCTCCAGGAAAACAATGTTGTTCCTGGGATCAAAGTTGACAAAGGGACTGTTGAATTAGCAGGCACTAATGGTGAAACTACAACCCAAGGCTTTGACTCGCTGGGTGCTCGCTGCCAGCAGTACTATAAGGCTGGTGCTAGATTCGCCAAGTGGCGGGCTGTCCTGAAGATTGGTCCTACTGAGCCCTCTGAATTGGCAATACAACAGAATGCACAGGGCTTGGCTCGTTATGCCATCATTTGTCAAGAGAATGGGCTGGTGCCCATTGTTGAACCGGAGGTCTTGACCGATGGTCCTCATGACATCAAGAAGTGTGCTTATGTGACAGAGATTGTTCTCGCAGCAGTTTACAAGGCTCTGAATGATCAACATGTTCTTCTTGAAGGCACACTCCTTAAGCCTAACATGGTTACTCCTGGTTCTGATAGCCCAAAG GTAGCAGCAGAGGTAATTGCTGAGTACACAGTTACTGCACTACGCCGAACTGTTCCACCAGCCGTTCCAGGCATTGTGTTTTTGTCCGGTGGACAGAGTGAGGAGGAGGCGACATTGAACCTTAATGCAATGAACAAGCTTCCAGTGTTAAAACCATGGACATTATCCTTCTCCTTCGGGCGAGCTCTGCAACAAAGTACACTGAAAATATGGGCTGGAAAGAAGGAGAATATTGAGAAAGCTCAGAAAGCATTCTTAGAAAGGTGCACTGCCAATTCTGAGGCAACTCTTGGAAAGTATACCGGAGGAAGTTCTGGTGGATTGGCTTCTGAGAGTTTGTATGTTAAGGGATACAAGTACTAG